In Chiroxiphia lanceolata isolate bChiLan1 chromosome 9, bChiLan1.pri, whole genome shotgun sequence, one DNA window encodes the following:
- the PRDX1 gene encoding peroxiredoxin-1 gives MSSGKAFIGKPAPDFTATAVMPDGQFKDIKLSDYKGKYVVFFFYPLDFTFVCPTEIIAYSDRADEFKKINCEVIGASVDSHFCHLAWINTPKKQGGLGTMKIPLVSDTKRAIAKEYGVLKEDEGIAYRGLFIIDDKGILRQITINDLPVGRSVDETLRLVQAFQFTDKHGEVCPAGWKPGSDTIKPDVQKSKEYFAKQK, from the exons ATGTCTTCGGGAAAGGCTTTCATTGGAAAACCAGCCCCTGACTTTACTGCCACGGCTGTAATGCCAGATGGACAGTTCAAAGACATCAAACTCTCTGACTACAAAG GAAAATATGTTGTGTTCTTCTTCTACCCCCTGGACTTCACTTTTGTCTGTCCAACTGAAATTATTGCATACAGTGACAGAGCTGATGAATTCAAGAAAATCAACTGTGAAGTAATTGGAGCTTCTGTTGACTCTCATTTTTGTCACCTTGCCTG GATCAACACTCCTAAGAAACAAGGGGGCTTGGGTACTATGAAAATCCCCTTGGTTTCTGACACAAAACGTGCCATTGCCAAAGAATATGGAGTACTTAAGGAGGATGAAGGTATTGCATACAG ggGCCTGTTCATAATTGATGACAAGGGCATCTTGAGGCAGATTACTATCAATGATCTTCCTGTTGGCCGTTCTGTTGATGAAACCCTCAGACTTGTCCAGGCCTTCCAGTTTACAGATAAACATGGAGAAG TGTGCCCAGCTGGCTGGAAGCCTGGGAGTGACACAATCAAGCCTGATGTTCAGAAAAGTAAAGAGTATTTCGCcaagcagaaataa